TGAGCATGATGATCGGCGTGTCGGAGCGGGCCCGGACCTCGCGCGCCAGCATCAGCCCGTCCTCGCCGCCCGGCAGCACGAGATCGAGCAGGATGATGTCGACGGGCTGGCGCTGCAGCGCCTCGCGCATCGCGGCCCCGTCTCCGACGGCGGTCACGCGGTAGCTCTCGTCCTCGAAATAGGTGGTCAGCATCTGCCTGATGCGGACATCGTCATCCACCACCAGGATGTGTTCGTTGCGGCCGGGCGACTCGGGCATGGCAGGCAGTTCGATTCTCCCACGATCGCGGCTGTTACAAACCGTCACATCTTCGCACGAAGCGTCACCGTCGTGGCGTTCCGGCGTTACCGGGATCGTTTCAATTCGGCTCGTCGATCAGAGAAGGATGACGCGCCGATGCTTTCGCAAGCCACCATGTCACAGCCGCACGGAGCTGTCAGGCGATTCGCGACGGTTCCGACCTGCCCCGTCAGCCTCAACAGCCTCTTCGGCGGCCAGCCGGTCGAGACCTTCGAGCCCGGTACCGCCGTGTTCTGGGAGGGCGACGAGGCCCGTCACGTTTTCGAAGTCGTGGAAGGCGCCCTGCGCATCTTCCGCATCCTGAGCGATGGCCGCCGCGTCATCACCGGCTTCCTCTATCCCGGCGACCTTCTCGGCGTTTCGCTGAAGGACCAGTATCTCTACACCGCCGAGGCGGTCACCCGGACGAAGCTGCGCCGCTACGAGCATGGCCGCTTCCAGGAGGAGATCAACCGCTCGCCGGAGCTACGGCCGCAGCTTTTTGCCTGCCTCTGCGACGAGATGGCGGCGGCCCAGGACCAGATGGTACTGCTCGCCCGCAAGAGCGCCGAGGAGCGGGTCGCCAGCTTCCTGCTGCTGATCGCGCGGCGCCTGGGCGGGGACGATCGGCAGCCGGTGATCGAGATCCCGATGACGCGTCTCGACATGGCCGATTATCTCGGGCTGACGATCGAGACCGTCTCGCGCACGATGACGCGGCTGACCAATTGCGGGGTGATCGCGCCCAGCAGCCGCCATGCGATGGTGGTGCGCAAGCTCGGCAAGCTCGCTGCGCTTGCGGGCGAGGCCGATGCCGGGGATAAAGACGCCGCCGGCGGCCGCACGATCCAGCAGGCGGTGTGGCCGAACTGAGTGGACCATCGAGGGAGCGCATGCCGGCGACCGTGACCAGCCCGTCCACCCTGGACGAGATCGCCCATGTCCTCGACAGCGCCAACCTGATCGTTCACGGCTTCGACGGGGTCGTGACCCGCTGGACCAGCGGGTCGGAGGCTCTCTATGGCTGGAGCCGTGGCGAGGCGCTGGGGCGCATCGCCCATGACCTGCTCGAAACAACCTTTCCCGAGCCCTTCGCCGACATCGTCGCGCATCTGAACGCGCAGGGCGTCTGGACAGGCGAGCTGACACAGCGCCGCAAGGACGGCACGCCGGTCTATGTCGCCAGCCGCTGGGTGGTGGCGGGAGCCAAGGCGAGGGCCGAGCGCTCGATCGTCGAGACCAATGTCGATGTCAGCGACCTGCGCACGATGCAGGCGCATCTCGTCGCGCGCGAGGCGCATCTGCGCTCGATCCTCGACACCGTTCCCGAAGCGATGGTCGTGATCGACGAGAGCGGGACCATCACCTCCTTCAGTGCCGCGGCCGAGCGGCTCTTCGGCTTCGCCACGGGCGAGGTCATCGGCCACAACGTCAAGATGCTGATGCCCGAACCGGATCGCGGCGCCCATGACGGCTATATGGACCGCTATCTCGAGACCGGTGAGCGACGCATCATCGGCTATGGCCGCGTCGTCACGGGGCAGAAGAAGGACGGCACGCATTTCCCCATGGAACTCGCGATCGGCGAGGCGCGCGCCGCCGGACGGCGCATCTTCACCGGCTTCATCCGCGACCTGACCAGCCGCCACCGCATCGAGGAGGAGCTGCGGCAGGCCCACAAGATGGAGGCGGTCGGCCAGCTCACCGGCGGCATCGCGCACGATTTCAACAATCTCCTGACGGTGGTCAGCGGCAATCTCGAGATGATCGAGCGCCGGCTCACCGATGACCGGGCACGCGCGCTGCTTCGCGAGGCGCAAGGGGCGGCGGAGGACGGGGCCAAGCTCACGGCCCAGCTCCTCGCCTTCGGGCGCAAGCAGCCGCTCAACGCCAAGCTCGCCGATGTCGGGCAACTGGTCTCGCGATTCTCGGACCTGCTGCGCCGGGCACTGGGGGAGACCGTCGAGCTGCGCACCATCGTCTCGGGCGCGCCGGGCGCGGCTCTGGTCGATGCGTCGCAGCTGCAGAACGCGCTGCTCAATCTCGCGCTCAACGCGCGCGATGCGATGCCGCGCGGTGGCCGCCTGACGGTCGAGGTCTCGGCGGCGAAGCTCGATGCCGATTACGCCAGCATGTATCCCGAGGTTCGCACCGGCAGCTATGTGCTGATCTCGGTGACCGATACCGGCGCTGGCATGCCGGCGGAGGTGCGCCAGCGCGCCTTCGAGCCCTTCTTC
This portion of the Bosea sp. OAE506 genome encodes:
- a CDS encoding helix-turn-helix domain-containing protein — protein: MSQPHGAVRRFATVPTCPVSLNSLFGGQPVETFEPGTAVFWEGDEARHVFEVVEGALRIFRILSDGRRVITGFLYPGDLLGVSLKDQYLYTAEAVTRTKLRRYEHGRFQEEINRSPELRPQLFACLCDEMAAAQDQMVLLARKSAEERVASFLLLIARRLGGDDRQPVIEIPMTRLDMADYLGLTIETVSRTMTRLTNCGVIAPSSRHAMVVRKLGKLAALAGEADAGDKDAAGGRTIQQAVWPN
- a CDS encoding PAS domain-containing sensor histidine kinase, with the protein product MPATVTSPSTLDEIAHVLDSANLIVHGFDGVVTRWTSGSEALYGWSRGEALGRIAHDLLETTFPEPFADIVAHLNAQGVWTGELTQRRKDGTPVYVASRWVVAGAKARAERSIVETNVDVSDLRTMQAHLVAREAHLRSILDTVPEAMVVIDESGTITSFSAAAERLFGFATGEVIGHNVKMLMPEPDRGAHDGYMDRYLETGERRIIGYGRVVTGQKKDGTHFPMELAIGEARAAGRRIFTGFIRDLTSRHRIEEELRQAHKMEAVGQLTGGIAHDFNNLLTVVSGNLEMIERRLTDDRARALLREAQGAAEDGAKLTAQLLAFGRKQPLNAKLADVGQLVSRFSDLLRRALGETVELRTIVSGAPGAALVDASQLQNALLNLALNARDAMPRGGRLTVEVSAAKLDADYASMYPEVRTGSYVLISVTDTGAGMPAEVRQRAFEPFFTTKGVGAGTGLGLSMVYGFTKQSGGHVQLYSEVGQGTSVRLFLPAASLAAPQPGAASADGSLEPSGLPGGSETILVVEDDARVRRVAVARLEDMNYRVLQAETAAQALAVLVAHPEIALLFTDIVMPGGMSGDELAREARSLRPGLKIIMTSGFAEPSVAVRELAAEASWLKKPYSAMELALRIRELLD